One Xylanibacillus composti genomic region harbors:
- a CDS encoding tRNA (adenine(22)-N(1))-methyltransferase, with the protein MIRLSDRLTAIAEQIPAGARVADIGSDHALLPVYLIQAGKAARAVAGEVNTGPFRAAKRQVESAGLASQIDVRLGDGLQVVQPGEVDAVAIAGMGGGLIRDILHAGRDRLSGVKRLVLQPNVGEELVRYWLAENGWFLSAERILEEDGLTYEILTADRVEQAAEKNLALYAKREVGGRTISSSALYKLGPYLLEERSGAYMAKWQRELAKRKAVVKQMERAASPEAAERKERLLKEIDELEEALSC; encoded by the coding sequence ATGATACGATTATCAGATCGACTAACGGCTATAGCCGAACAAATTCCGGCGGGAGCGCGTGTGGCAGACATTGGCAGCGACCATGCGCTTCTGCCTGTGTATCTGATTCAAGCTGGCAAGGCAGCCAGGGCTGTCGCGGGCGAAGTCAATACCGGCCCATTCCGTGCTGCCAAGCGGCAAGTCGAAAGTGCGGGTCTCGCCAGCCAAATCGATGTCCGGCTTGGAGACGGTCTGCAGGTGGTGCAGCCGGGTGAAGTAGATGCGGTTGCTATCGCAGGAATGGGTGGCGGCCTAATACGAGACATATTGCATGCAGGACGCGACAGGCTCTCTGGGGTGAAGCGACTGGTGCTGCAGCCTAACGTAGGAGAGGAATTGGTTCGTTATTGGCTGGCTGAGAATGGATGGTTTTTGTCCGCCGAGCGCATTCTGGAAGAGGACGGTCTGACCTATGAAATACTGACAGCCGACCGGGTCGAGCAGGCGGCTGAGAAAAATCTGGCGCTTTATGCGAAGCGGGAGGTTGGCGGCCGAACGATTTCCAGTTCGGCTTTATACAAGCTGGGTCCCTATTTGCTGGAGGAGCGTTCTGGCGCATACATGGCCAAATGGCAGCGGGAATTGGCCAAACGCAAGGCGGTGGTCAAGCAAATGGAACGCGCTGCTTCCCCGGAAGCGGCAGAAAGAAAAGAGCGGCTTCTGAAGGAAATCGACGAACTGGAGGAGGCATTATCATGTTAG
- the rpoD gene encoding RNA polymerase sigma factor RpoD: MVNDQHTGLETELTLEQAKDQLIEMGKKRSSLTYKEIMEKLGSFDQDAEQMDEFFESLSEMGIEVVNETEEELVLGPDEQDPEDFSFDDDLALPPGIKINDPVRMYLKEIGRVPLLSAEEEVNLSKRIEEGDEEAKRRLAEANLRLVVSIAKRYVGRGMLFLDLIQEGNMGLIKAVEKFDHTKGFKFSTYATWWIRQAITRAIADQARTIRIPVHMVETINKLIRVSRQLLQELGREPAPEEIAKEMELSVDKVREIMKIAQEPVSLETPIGEEDDSHLGDFIEDQEALAPSDAAAYELLKEQLEDVLDTLTEREENVLRLRFGLDDGRTRTLEEVGKVFGVTRERIRQIEAKALRKLRHPSRSKRLKDFLE, encoded by the coding sequence ATGGTGAATGATCAACATACTGGTTTAGAGACAGAACTGACACTGGAGCAAGCCAAGGATCAATTAATCGAGATGGGCAAAAAACGCTCGTCTTTGACTTACAAAGAGATCATGGAGAAACTTGGATCTTTTGACCAAGATGCGGAGCAGATGGATGAGTTTTTTGAAAGCTTGTCCGAGATGGGAATTGAGGTAGTGAACGAAACGGAGGAGGAGTTGGTGCTCGGACCCGACGAGCAGGATCCGGAGGATTTCAGCTTTGACGACGATTTGGCACTGCCGCCAGGCATCAAAATCAATGATCCGGTGCGCATGTATCTGAAAGAAATCGGAAGAGTGCCGCTGCTTTCCGCTGAGGAAGAAGTAAACTTGTCGAAGCGGATCGAGGAAGGCGATGAAGAAGCGAAGCGCCGTCTTGCGGAAGCGAACCTGCGTTTGGTCGTCAGCATTGCCAAGCGATATGTCGGCAGAGGCATGCTGTTCCTTGATTTGATTCAGGAAGGAAACATGGGACTGATCAAAGCGGTCGAGAAGTTCGATCATACGAAAGGCTTCAAGTTCAGTACGTATGCGACATGGTGGATTCGTCAGGCGATTACCCGGGCGATAGCCGATCAGGCGAGAACAATTCGGATTCCCGTGCATATGGTCGAGACCATTAACAAGCTGATCCGTGTATCCAGACAGCTGCTTCAAGAGCTGGGCCGCGAGCCCGCGCCGGAAGAAATTGCGAAGGAAATGGAATTGAGCGTTGACAAAGTGCGTGAAATTATGAAGATCGCGCAAGAACCGGTATCGCTTGAAACGCCGATTGGCGAAGAAGACGATTCGCATCTGGGCGATTTCATTGAGGATCAGGAGGCGCTGGCGCCATCGGATGCCGCAGCCTACGAGCTATTGAAGGAACAGCTGGAAGATGTGCTCGATACACTGACAGAAAGAGAAGAGAATGTACTTCGGCTGCGTTTCGGACTCGATGACGGCCGTACCCGTACTTTGGAAGAAGTGGGCAAGGTATTCGGCGTAACGCGCGAGCGGATTCGTCAAATCGAAGCGAAAGCGCTGCGGAAGCTGCGCCACCCAAGCCGCAGCAAGCGGCTGAAAGATTTCCTGGAATAA
- the dnaG gene encoding DNA primase: MNNGNIPEEVIQAVLKAYDIVELVGRTVHLTKQGKNYKGLCPFHSEKTPSFTVSPDKQIFHCFGCGVGGHAIKFVMETESLTFPEAVRQMAEEAQLPYAWSDAPAAETEEQREQNALRTAHEWAAKWYHHILMNTEHGQRAASYLRERGFTDKLAQTFQLGYAPAMRNSLAGFLEKKQFSTGQLERGGLARIGDYGAADLFRDRIMFPIHDARGRVCAFSGRTLDGKQPKYLNTPETPIFAKSRILYNLHQAKTEIRRSKTAVLFEGYADVIKSWGAGVLNGIATMGTALTEEHVAVLKRVCEEVVICYDGDDAGQAAAMKCLPLLARAGIRAKVAMLPPGLDPDEYIERYGSEAFVRGIVEAAAAPAAFRLHYARRKYKLQTEEGKAGYLREASKIVASLPSPIERELLLKELAGEFEVSFETLKQESNEVRQELEKKKRIGDKNDNSWNNVWNDRAAPERAPALLPAYINAERHLLAHMMHSKEVTLYVQEHIGDAFNVERHAALAAYLYAFFAEHEEPDFSRYLATLDNPELENAATAISMMAVSDANHSALLDDYIHEIRKAPALRELEKKKREMVQAERSGNLEEAMRLGAEIIALKSQLKST, from the coding sequence ATGAATAACGGCAACATACCGGAAGAAGTCATTCAGGCGGTGCTGAAGGCATACGACATCGTAGAGCTGGTAGGAAGGACCGTTCATCTGACCAAGCAAGGGAAGAACTATAAAGGCCTGTGTCCCTTTCATTCGGAAAAGACGCCTTCATTTACAGTATCCCCTGACAAGCAGATATTCCACTGTTTCGGCTGCGGTGTAGGCGGCCATGCAATCAAGTTTGTAATGGAAACAGAAAGCTTGACGTTTCCCGAAGCTGTAAGGCAGATGGCGGAAGAAGCGCAGCTGCCGTATGCCTGGTCCGATGCGCCGGCCGCTGAGACAGAAGAGCAAAGGGAGCAAAACGCGCTTCGCACAGCCCACGAGTGGGCGGCCAAATGGTATCATCATATACTCATGAATACAGAGCACGGTCAACGGGCAGCTTCGTATCTGCGGGAGCGGGGATTTACCGATAAGCTTGCGCAGACTTTTCAGCTTGGCTATGCGCCAGCCATGAGAAATTCACTGGCAGGTTTTCTGGAGAAAAAACAATTTTCAACCGGACAGCTGGAGCGCGGCGGACTTGCCCGCATCGGCGATTACGGCGCGGCAGATCTGTTCCGGGATCGCATTATGTTTCCGATTCATGATGCGAGGGGTCGGGTTTGTGCGTTTTCGGGGCGAACGCTGGATGGCAAGCAGCCCAAATATTTGAATACACCAGAAACCCCGATCTTTGCCAAGAGCAGGATTTTGTACAATTTGCATCAAGCCAAGACGGAAATTCGCCGCAGCAAGACAGCCGTATTGTTCGAAGGGTATGCCGATGTCATCAAGTCGTGGGGAGCTGGTGTGCTGAACGGCATTGCCACCATGGGAACCGCATTGACGGAGGAGCATGTGGCGGTGCTAAAGCGAGTATGCGAAGAGGTGGTCATTTGTTATGACGGAGATGACGCCGGACAAGCTGCCGCCATGAAGTGCTTGCCGCTGCTTGCTAGAGCCGGTATCCGGGCCAAGGTCGCTATGCTGCCGCCAGGGCTGGATCCCGATGAATATATCGAACGTTACGGAAGCGAGGCTTTTGTTCGCGGCATAGTAGAAGCAGCAGCAGCCCCGGCCGCCTTTCGCCTCCATTATGCCCGCCGAAAATACAAGCTGCAGACGGAGGAAGGCAAGGCCGGCTACTTGCGGGAAGCATCCAAGATCGTTGCATCGCTGCCTTCGCCGATTGAGCGGGAGCTGCTGCTCAAGGAATTGGCTGGCGAATTTGAAGTATCTTTCGAAACATTGAAGCAAGAAAGTAACGAGGTTCGGCAGGAATTAGAAAAAAAGAAGCGAATAGGGGATAAGAACGACAATTCGTGGAATAATGTATGGAATGACAGGGCAGCTCCAGAGAGAGCCCCTGCGCTTTTACCTGCATATATAAACGCGGAGCGCCATCTCTTGGCGCACATGATGCACAGCAAAGAAGTGACCTTGTATGTGCAGGAGCATATTGGCGATGCTTTTAATGTGGAGCGGCATGCAGCATTGGCTGCGTATTTGTACGCCTTCTTCGCTGAGCATGAAGAGCCGGATTTCAGCCGCTACTTGGCTACCCTGGATAATCCGGAGCTGGAAAATGCGGCAACCGCAATCTCCATGATGGCTGTTTCGGATGCGAATCATTCTGCGCTGCTGGATGATTACATACACGAAATCCGAAAGGCCCCGGCATTAAGGGAACTGGAGAAGAAGAAGAGAGAGATGGTTCAGGCAGAGCGATCTGGAAATCTGGAAGAGGCCATGCGGCTCGGCGCAGAGATCATTGCGCTGAAAAGTCAGCTGAAATCCACTTGA
- a CDS encoding YaiI/YqxD family protein — protein sequence MCRIWVDADACPVKQEIVAAAKPFQAEVVFAASIAHSLERWREEGVRIIQLDPSDQSVDMYIANQLQAGDILVTQDLGLSALAMGKKAIVLSNRGQILHEEQMDYLLAARHAHARIRRGGGRTKGPKALTKEDRSNFQQTLTKVLAEQQEKRLGYRIDIRVYSDEGGKDE from the coding sequence GTGTGTCGTATTTGGGTAGATGCAGATGCTTGTCCGGTCAAGCAGGAAATAGTCGCTGCTGCAAAGCCATTTCAGGCGGAAGTTGTATTCGCGGCATCCATTGCTCACTCTCTGGAACGATGGAGGGAAGAGGGGGTCCGCATTATTCAGCTTGACCCATCAGACCAGTCCGTTGATATGTACATTGCCAACCAGCTGCAAGCGGGGGATATCCTCGTAACGCAGGACCTGGGTCTCAGCGCCTTGGCCATGGGGAAGAAAGCAATCGTTCTCTCCAACCGCGGACAAATCCTTCACGAAGAGCAGATGGATTATCTGCTTGCCGCACGGCATGCGCATGCCAGAATTCGCCGCGGGGGAGGTCGTACGAAGGGACCGAAGGCATTGACGAAAGAGGATCGCTCGAATTTTCAACAAACATTGACAAAAGTTTTGGCCGAGCAGCAGGAAAAAAGGTTGGGTTATCGAATAGATATACGTGTTTATTCGGATGAAGGTGGTAAGGATGAATAA
- a CDS encoding pyruvate, water dikinase regulatory protein encodes MPDTHKSVVYVVSDAAGDTGEAVVKAAAAQFHPLETEVRRIPFVDSIEVIDVQLGQVQEQPGIVVFTLVIPELRDHLIARCMERNIPFVDILGPVVSGMEQQLGQKSKHVPGVIHRLDEDYFKKVEAVEFAVKYDDGRDPSGIVLADLVLVGVSRTSKTPLTMYLAHKKYKVANVPLVPEIIPPEQLFSLPKERIIGLTIDPGKLNSIRRERLRHLGLADDAQYANAERIKLELNYSEQIFERLGCTVIDVSNKAVEETASMILESLEDSR; translated from the coding sequence ATGCCGGACACGCACAAATCGGTGGTTTACGTCGTATCTGACGCTGCGGGAGATACCGGGGAGGCGGTAGTGAAGGCCGCGGCCGCCCAATTCCATCCGCTGGAAACCGAAGTTCGCCGGATTCCGTTTGTGGACAGCATTGAAGTGATCGATGTGCAGCTTGGACAAGTGCAAGAACAGCCGGGAATCGTCGTATTCACTTTGGTTATTCCGGAGCTGCGCGACCACTTGATCGCCCGATGCATGGAACGGAACATCCCGTTTGTCGACATACTGGGACCTGTCGTATCCGGCATGGAGCAGCAGCTCGGACAGAAGTCCAAGCATGTGCCTGGGGTGATTCACCGCCTGGACGAGGATTATTTCAAGAAGGTTGAGGCTGTTGAGTTTGCTGTCAAATATGACGACGGCCGAGACCCGAGCGGCATTGTCCTCGCCGACCTTGTGCTCGTGGGTGTCTCTCGCACGTCCAAAACGCCGCTGACGATGTATTTGGCCCACAAGAAATACAAAGTCGCGAACGTGCCGCTGGTGCCGGAAATTATTCCGCCCGAACAGCTGTTCAGTCTTCCCAAAGAACGGATCATCGGCTTGACTATTGATCCGGGCAAGCTGAATTCGATTCGCCGGGAACGCCTGCGCCACTTGGGTTTGGCAGACGATGCGCAGTATGCCAATGCCGAACGGATAAAGCTCGAGCTGAATTATTCCGAACAGATCTTTGAACGTTTAGGCTGCACAGTGATTGACGTATCCAATAAAGCGGTTGAGGAAACCGCCAGCATGATACTCGAATCACTGGAGGACAGTCGATAA
- the glyS gene encoding glycine--tRNA ligase subunit beta, which produces MSANHLLIEIGMEEVPARFIRGAADQFRHKFEGWLQEARIAYGTLSSYATPRRLALLVTDVAEKQEDLSEEVKGPSKKIALDDQGEWSKAALGFARGQGVSPAQLYMKDLDGVEYVFARKESAGATTAGLLPAAVTSIVTSMTFPKNMRWGAHELKYVRPIRWMTVLYGAEVVPLDIAGVQSGRLTRGHRTLGGEIELGSASEYADKLRGQFVMVDVEERKQAILDQLARMAQERGWNIPIQDDLLEEVLFLVEWPTALSGSFDASFLQIPQEVLITSMREHQRYFPVLDMEGKLLPHFVTVRNGDDASLEQVAKGNEKVLRARLSDAKFFYQEDQKLSIASALERLEKIVYHEELGTVGDKVRRIVAIAGRLAKKLEAEDKTAAVIQRAAEICKFDLVTQMVYEFPELQGVMGEDYARKAGESEEVAVAINEHYQPRFAGDDAPASLAGAIVGLADKLDTLVGCFSIHIIPTGSQDPYALRRNASGIVQILLKHELPLELTDLFDAAIAVYQSGELKRNEAELRKDLLDFFKLRVKHVLSERTRYDVADAVLESGLGLLHVTVGKADALQNFVGDAANKETLDSFVRVMNLAGKADSDRFDSAVFAEDVERELLQAWEQSRSKLDDALRAGECKQALAQLSELREPITRYFDSVMVMVEDEKLRNSRLGFLRAMANDLLRYADFTKVVW; this is translated from the coding sequence ATGAGTGCCAACCATTTATTGATTGAAATAGGCATGGAGGAAGTGCCAGCCCGGTTTATTCGCGGCGCAGCCGACCAGTTCCGGCACAAATTCGAAGGGTGGCTGCAGGAGGCGAGAATTGCTTACGGCACACTTTCCAGCTATGCCACTCCCCGCCGTCTGGCGCTGCTTGTAACCGATGTTGCCGAGAAGCAGGAAGACCTTAGCGAGGAAGTGAAGGGACCTTCCAAGAAGATCGCGCTCGACGATCAAGGGGAGTGGTCGAAAGCAGCGCTTGGCTTTGCGCGGGGACAGGGAGTGAGTCCGGCCCAACTTTATATGAAGGATTTGGACGGGGTAGAGTATGTCTTTGCCCGCAAGGAGAGCGCAGGCGCAACGACAGCCGGGCTTTTGCCGGCGGCCGTTACGTCTATCGTCACGTCCATGACATTCCCGAAAAATATGCGGTGGGGAGCCCATGAGCTGAAATATGTGCGGCCGATTCGCTGGATGACGGTTCTGTACGGCGCGGAAGTCGTTCCGCTAGATATCGCAGGAGTGCAGAGCGGACGACTGACAAGAGGCCACCGTACGCTCGGCGGGGAGATTGAGCTTGGCTCCGCATCCGAGTATGCGGATAAGCTTCGCGGCCAATTCGTCATGGTGGATGTAGAGGAGCGCAAGCAGGCAATCCTCGATCAGCTTGCTCGTATGGCGCAGGAGCGCGGCTGGAATATTCCGATACAGGACGATTTGCTTGAGGAAGTGCTGTTTTTGGTAGAATGGCCGACAGCCCTAAGCGGTTCCTTCGACGCTTCCTTCCTGCAAATTCCGCAGGAAGTGCTGATTACTTCCATGCGCGAGCATCAGCGCTATTTCCCTGTTCTAGACATGGAAGGCAAGCTGCTGCCGCATTTTGTAACGGTGCGCAATGGCGACGACGCTTCGCTGGAGCAGGTAGCCAAAGGCAACGAAAAGGTGCTTCGGGCCCGCTTGTCCGACGCCAAGTTTTTCTATCAGGAAGACCAAAAGCTGTCTATTGCGTCAGCGCTGGAGCGATTGGAGAAGATTGTTTATCACGAAGAGCTTGGCACTGTTGGCGACAAGGTTCGCCGGATTGTCGCCATCGCGGGCAGGTTGGCCAAGAAGCTCGAAGCAGAGGACAAGACTGCAGCTGTAATTCAGCGTGCGGCGGAAATTTGCAAATTTGATCTGGTCACGCAGATGGTCTATGAGTTTCCGGAGCTGCAGGGCGTCATGGGCGAGGATTATGCCCGCAAAGCTGGTGAAAGCGAGGAAGTGGCCGTTGCGATCAACGAGCACTACCAGCCGCGCTTTGCCGGTGATGACGCCCCTGCATCGCTTGCTGGAGCAATTGTCGGTCTGGCAGACAAGCTGGATACGCTGGTTGGTTGCTTCTCCATTCACATTATTCCGACAGGCTCTCAAGATCCGTATGCCTTGCGCCGGAACGCATCCGGTATTGTCCAGATTCTGCTCAAGCATGAGCTGCCTCTCGAATTGACTGATTTGTTCGATGCGGCGATTGCCGTCTATCAATCTGGCGAATTGAAACGCAATGAGGCAGAGCTTCGGAAGGATTTGCTCGACTTCTTCAAACTGCGTGTGAAGCATGTGCTGTCGGAGCGTACGCGCTACGATGTGGCCGACGCGGTACTGGAGAGCGGGCTGGGATTGCTGCATGTAACCGTCGGCAAAGCAGACGCGCTGCAAAACTTCGTCGGGGACGCGGCGAACAAGGAGACACTCGACTCATTCGTGCGCGTCATGAATTTGGCGGGCAAGGCGGATTCGGACCGCTTCGATTCCGCGGTCTTTGCGGAAGACGTGGAGCGCGAGCTGCTGCAAGCCTGGGAGCAGTCGCGCAGCAAACTGGACGACGCGCTGCGCGCCGGGGAATGCAAGCAGGCGCTTGCTCAATTGAGCGAGCTGCGTGAACCCATTACCCGCTATTTCGATTCGGTCATGGTTATGGTTGAAGATGAGAAGCTGCGCAACAGCAGGCTCGGTTTCTTGCGAGCGATGGCGAATGATCTCCTTCGCTACGCCGATTTCACCAAGGTGGTATGGTGA
- the glyQ gene encoding glycine--tRNA ligase subunit alpha has product MNVQQMILTLHRFWAEQNCIIMQPYDVEKGAGTMNPMTFLRSIGPEPWNVAYVEPSRRPADGRYGENPNRLYQHHQYQVIMKPSPDNIQELYLESLNQLGIDPRHHDIRFVEDNWESPTLGAWGLGWEVWLDGMEITQFTYFQQVGGIDAQPVAVEITYGLERLASYIQDKENVFDLEWVDGVTYGDVFLQPEYEHSKYTFEVSDVDMLFSLFGMYEREAQRAMEQNLVFPAYDYVLKCSHTFNLLDARGAISVTERTGYIGRVRNLARSVAAAYLEEREKLGFPLIKTKPQEANGGVSE; this is encoded by the coding sequence ATGAATGTTCAACAGATGATCCTGACGCTTCACCGCTTCTGGGCGGAGCAAAACTGCATCATCATGCAGCCATACGATGTCGAGAAGGGTGCGGGAACGATGAATCCGATGACGTTTTTGCGAAGCATCGGTCCCGAGCCATGGAACGTGGCATACGTAGAGCCATCGAGGAGACCGGCGGACGGCCGTTACGGGGAAAACCCGAACCGCTTGTATCAGCATCATCAGTACCAGGTGATCATGAAGCCGTCGCCTGATAACATCCAAGAACTGTACCTGGAAAGCCTCAACCAACTGGGCATCGATCCCCGCCATCATGATATTCGGTTCGTGGAAGACAATTGGGAATCGCCTACGCTCGGCGCATGGGGGCTTGGCTGGGAGGTATGGCTCGACGGCATGGAAATTACCCAGTTTACGTATTTCCAACAAGTCGGCGGCATTGACGCCCAGCCTGTAGCAGTTGAAATCACCTATGGTCTGGAAAGACTGGCTTCCTACATTCAGGACAAGGAAAATGTGTTCGATCTGGAGTGGGTGGACGGTGTGACTTATGGGGATGTATTTCTTCAGCCGGAATATGAGCATTCCAAGTATACCTTTGAAGTGTCGGATGTCGACATGCTGTTTTCGCTGTTTGGCATGTATGAACGGGAAGCCCAGCGGGCCATGGAACAAAACCTGGTTTTCCCTGCCTATGATTATGTGCTGAAATGCTCCCATACGTTCAATCTGCTTGACGCCAGAGGAGCGATCAGCGTGACGGAACGAACCGGCTACATTGGAAGAGTGCGCAATCTGGCGCGCAGCGTAGCTGCCGCATACTTGGAAGAGCGGGAAAAGCTTGGATTCCCGCTAATCAAGACGAAGCCGCAGGAAGCAAATGGAGGTGTGTCGGAATGA
- the recO gene encoding DNA repair protein RecO: MLYQADGVVIRTTDYGEGNKILTVFTKTHGKVSIMSRGAKKPKSRNAAVSQLFTYADFHYFKSGQMGTLNQAELIKSYRALREQLALSAYAAYLAELTDRVLEDRDASGYLFDQLIACYDALEDGKHPQIVTHLYELKMMQQGGYAPGLENCMSCGSQEQLQAFSASAGGAICRSCMRSCTDAIALHPKSIKLLYMLQRMDGRRLGKTEVSPEIMAEMKQALRAFIDTHVGLRFKSRSFLDQMEKYGF, encoded by the coding sequence GTGCTCTATCAAGCGGATGGCGTCGTCATACGAACGACGGATTATGGGGAAGGCAACAAAATATTAACCGTCTTCACAAAGACGCACGGCAAGGTCAGCATCATGTCCCGCGGTGCGAAGAAGCCGAAGAGCCGCAATGCTGCGGTCTCGCAATTGTTTACATATGCCGATTTTCACTATTTCAAATCCGGTCAGATGGGGACGCTGAACCAGGCGGAACTGATCAAGTCTTATCGCGCGCTTCGCGAGCAGCTTGCACTCTCCGCCTATGCGGCCTATTTGGCAGAGCTGACTGACAGAGTGCTGGAAGACCGGGACGCTTCCGGCTATTTGTTCGATCAGCTGATCGCTTGCTACGATGCCCTGGAGGATGGCAAGCATCCTCAAATTGTCACTCACCTTTATGAATTGAAGATGATGCAGCAGGGCGGATATGCGCCGGGGTTGGAAAACTGCATGTCCTGCGGATCGCAGGAGCAGCTTCAAGCATTCAGCGCATCTGCGGGCGGGGCGATTTGCCGTTCGTGCATGCGATCCTGCACAGATGCCATCGCACTGCACCCCAAGTCGATCAAGCTGCTATATATGCTGCAGCGCATGGATGGGAGAAGACTCGGGAAGACCGAGGTTTCACCCGAAATTATGGCGGAGATGAAGCAGGCGCTGCGGGCTTTCATCGATACGCATGTCGGCTTGCGATTCAAATCCCGCAGCTTCCTCGACCAGATGGAGAAGTATGGCTTTTAG
- a CDS encoding YqzL family protein, with protein MRDFSWQVFTMTGNVDAYLLFKDLHAVGTDEEQEEDAAELVAEWEG; from the coding sequence ATGCGAGATTTCTCTTGGCAGGTTTTCACCATGACAGGAAATGTGGATGCGTACTTGCTATTTAAGGATTTGCATGCCGTTGGCACAGACGAAGAACAGGAAGAAGATGCGGCGGAACTTGTCGCGGAATGGGAAGGCTAG